The Henckelia pumila isolate YLH828 chromosome 2, ASM3356847v2, whole genome shotgun sequence genome includes a window with the following:
- the LOC140882425 gene encoding uncharacterized protein isoform X1: MMLAGLPYASCCIWLALFKMQSPKTLKDKTILICECSDGIGPLAIQYAKYMGLKVIASIGNSDNLMIDDYYGADFCVDHSSRNFVFEVLQKCRRGVDFVLDCGASNLETHINCCNYGYKVAIVDLGGEGGEKKSISINFFTLGIMQGEIKVINLRSKDFQYKASVIAGLKSDLWPAVLQKKVVPKTDFCFPVSEVRQALDRIKKNDCVGKITVRMDFEKSGGHHKMQ, from the exons ATGATGCTGGCAGGCTTACCTTATGCTTCGTGCTGCATATGGTTAGCTTTATTTAAAATGCAGTCACCCAAGACACTTAAAGATAAAACAATACTG ATTTGTGAATGCTCTGACGGGATCGGCCCACTGGCAATACAGTATGCAAAGTACATGGGCTTAAAAGTTATTGCCTCCATAG GAAATAGCGACAACTTAATGATTGATGACTATTATGGTGCTGACTTTTGTGTTGATCACTCGTCGAGAAACTTTGTATTCGAGGTTCTGCAGAAATGTCGTCGAG GTGTTGATTTTGTTCTTGATTgcggagcttccaatcttgaGACACACATTAACTGCTGCAATTACGGGTATAAGGTTGCAATTGTGGATTTGGGTGGAGAGGGTGGAGAGAAGAAGAGTATTAGCATAAATTTCTTTACGCTGGGAATTATGCAAGGTgaaattaaag TTATCAATCTACGATCTAAAGATTTTCAGTACAAAGCTTCCGTGATTGCCGGACTTAAATCTGATTTGTGGCCTGCTGTTCTTCAGAAAAAAGTTGTTCCTAAAACCGATTTCTGTTTTCCAGTGAGTGAAGTTCGACAAGCTTTGGATCGTATAAAGAAAAATGATTGTGTTGGGAAGATTACCGTGCGTATGGATTTCGAGAAGTCCGGGGGCCATCATAAAATGCAATAA
- the LOC140882425 gene encoding uncharacterized protein isoform X2 — MGLKVIASIGNSDNLMIDDYYGADFCVDHSSRNFVFEVLQKCRRGVDFVLDCGASNLETHINCCNYGYKVAIVDLGGEGGEKKSISINFFTLGIMQGEIKVINLRSKDFQYKASVIAGLKSDLWPAVLQKKVVPKTDFCFPVSEVRQALDRIKKNDCVGKITVRMDFEKSGGHHKMQ, encoded by the exons ATGGGCTTAAAAGTTATTGCCTCCATAG GAAATAGCGACAACTTAATGATTGATGACTATTATGGTGCTGACTTTTGTGTTGATCACTCGTCGAGAAACTTTGTATTCGAGGTTCTGCAGAAATGTCGTCGAG GTGTTGATTTTGTTCTTGATTgcggagcttccaatcttgaGACACACATTAACTGCTGCAATTACGGGTATAAGGTTGCAATTGTGGATTTGGGTGGAGAGGGTGGAGAGAAGAAGAGTATTAGCATAAATTTCTTTACGCTGGGAATTATGCAAGGTgaaattaaag TTATCAATCTACGATCTAAAGATTTTCAGTACAAAGCTTCCGTGATTGCCGGACTTAAATCTGATTTGTGGCCTGCTGTTCTTCAGAAAAAAGTTGTTCCTAAAACCGATTTCTGTTTTCCAGTGAGTGAAGTTCGACAAGCTTTGGATCGTATAAAGAAAAATGATTGTGTTGGGAAGATTACCGTGCGTATGGATTTCGAGAAGTCCGGGGGCCATCATAAAATGCAATAA
- the LOC140878133 gene encoding anthranilate synthase alpha subunit 2, chloroplastic-like — translation MPFNLRNMMASIFTCTVNIHICQSISLHIHLAVPQKVLLLFEEFFRKSRSFSRHCLLSLMKYKASYDPFPVGSGAKAYVIHWVHLDRYSSVKEAYEDGIKRFEVLVSKMQDVDPPKLSPGRVDFRTHDIGLSLSKRNMMSEEYMKAALQAKEHIFAGDIFQIVLSQRFERRTFADPFEVYRALRVVNPSPYMAYLQARGCILVASSPEILARVKKRKIINRPLIGTARRGKSIHEDEMLEIKLLKDEKQCAEHRMLVDLGRNDVGKIPELGGDGPAHHGD, via the exons ATGCCATTCAACCTCAGAAACATGATGGCTTCTATTTTTACGTGTACTGTTAATATTCATATATGCCAGTCAATTTCTCTTCACATTCAT CTTGCTGTTCCACAAAAGGTTcttcttcttttcgaagagttttTCCGCAAATCCCGTAGTTTTTCCCGTCATT GTCTCCTAagtttgatgaaatataaggcCTCGTATGATCCTtttcctgttggttctggagct AAAGCATATGTCATTCATTGGGTACATCTAGATCGATACTCATCTGTTAAAGAGGCTTATGAAGATGGAATCAAAAGGTTTGAAGTATTAGTTTCGAAAATGCAAGACGTTGATCC CCCAAAGCTATCTCCAGGTCGTGTTGATTTTCGTACTCATGACATTGGATTATCTTTAAGCAAGAGAAACATGATGAGCGAGGAATACATGAAGGCTGCTTTACAAGCAAAGGAACATATTTTTGCTGGGGATATCTTCCAGATTGTCTTGAGTCAGCGGTTTGAAAGACGAACTTTTGCAGACCCATTTGAGGTGTACAGGGCTTTGAGAGTTGTGAATCCAAGCCCATACATGGCTTACTTGCAG GCCCGGGGTTGCATTTTAGTGGCTTCAAGTCCAGAAATATTGGCACGGGTAAAGAAG AGAAAGATTATTAACCGCCCCCTGATCGGGACAGCTAGGAGAGGAAAAAGTATCCACGAGGATGAGATGCTAGAAATAAAGCTGCTAAAAGATGAAAAGCAATGTGCAGAACATAGAATGCTGGTAGATCTTGGCAGAAATGATGTTGGAAAG ATCCCAGAGCTGGGTGGAGATGGGCCTGCTCACCATGGTGATTAA